One Desulfurella sp. genomic region harbors:
- a CDS encoding NAD(P)H-dependent glycerol-3-phosphate dehydrogenase produces the protein MYEICVYGAGSWGTAIANLLAKKNLNVCLCARDEKLVETMQVSYQNDKYLKGVHLSQNLVFDTPKNSSIGIFAVPVKYLRGFIKQFSIKVDLALSLSKGIEEKTFLTPSGILIETLGITKEQFAVLSGPNFALEVALELPTASVVASCNKKLAKKFQNIFNTMYFRVYTSSDYIGIEYLGALKNILAIACGISDGLNLGQNARAALITRGVAEITRIFKFFGGKNKTMLGLAGIGDIILTTTGNLSRNRMLGLKLAQGLPIDKILSQLKGIPEGYNTVIAVFEFSKKYSIETPIINEIYNIIVKNKDPFESITTLMSRPIKSE, from the coding sequence ATGTATGAAATTTGCGTATATGGTGCTGGAAGCTGGGGTACTGCTATTGCTAATTTGCTTGCAAAGAAAAATTTAAACGTATGTTTGTGTGCGCGAGATGAAAAACTTGTTGAAACAATGCAGGTTAGCTACCAAAACGACAAGTATTTAAAAGGTGTACATCTATCTCAAAATTTAGTTTTTGATACACCAAAAAACTCATCTATTGGCATTTTTGCTGTACCGGTTAAGTACCTGCGAGGATTTATAAAACAATTTTCTATAAAAGTTGATTTGGCATTAAGTTTAAGCAAAGGTATTGAAGAAAAAACCTTTCTAACGCCTTCTGGTATATTGATTGAAACATTAGGTATTACAAAAGAACAATTTGCTGTATTATCTGGACCTAATTTTGCACTTGAGGTTGCATTAGAGTTGCCTACAGCATCCGTTGTAGCTTCATGTAATAAAAAATTAGCTAAAAAGTTTCAAAATATTTTTAATACGATGTATTTTAGAGTTTATACATCATCGGATTATATTGGCATAGAGTATTTAGGTGCGCTTAAAAATATTCTGGCAATTGCTTGTGGTATTAGTGATGGATTAAATTTAGGACAAAATGCCAGAGCTGCTTTAATTACTCGTGGTGTTGCAGAAATTACAAGAATTTTTAAATTTTTTGGTGGTAAAAATAAGACAATGCTTGGTCTTGCAGGGATTGGCGATATAATTTTAACAACAACGGGCAACTTAAGCCGAAACCGTATGCTTGGCTTAAAATTAGCCCAGGGTTTGCCTATCGATAAAATTTTAAGTCAGCTAAAAGGTATTCCTGAAGGTTACAATACAGTAATAGCTGTATTTGAGTTTTCTAAAAAGTATTCTATAGAGACACCTATAATAAATGAGATTTACAATATTATAGTAAAAAATAAAGATCCTTTTGAATCAATAACTACACTGATGAGCAGACCAATTAAGTCAGAATAA